One segment of Heteronotia binoei isolate CCM8104 ecotype False Entrance Well chromosome 18, APGP_CSIRO_Hbin_v1, whole genome shotgun sequence DNA contains the following:
- the C1QC gene encoding complement C1q subcomponent subunit C: protein MGFDLKMFLGWGFVVFLLLASSSSSGAEASSHCYGIPGLPGVPGASGKDGRDGQKGAKGEPGKPAVRGSQGPQGEPGEPGLPGIPGKNGPRGPPGEPGDPGPKGVMGEPGETGNYKRNHQSAFTVMRQTSQYPEKNTPVIFNKAITNTNRDYDTSTGKFTCRISGLYYFTFHTSHTANLCVNMYLNREKVASFCDHMANTKQVSSGGVLLQMLEGHQVWLAVNDYNGMVGIAGSDSVFSGFLLFPD from the exons ATGGGCTTCGACTTAAAGATGTTCCTGGGATGGGGATTTGTcgttttcctgcttctggcaAGTTCATCCTCGTCTGGAGCTGAGGCTTCCAGCCACTGCTATGGAATACCAGGCCTACCCGGTGTGCCAGGTGCTTCTGGAAAagatggcagagatggccagAAAGGAGCCAAGGGAGAACCAG GCAAACCAGCTGTTCGTGGAAGCCAAGGTCCCCAGGGAGAGCCGGGAGAGCCCGGTCTGCCAGGGATACCTGGGAAAAATGGGCCCAGAGGTCCCCCAGGTGAGCCTGGGGATCCTGGCCCCAAGGGGGTGATGGGCGAACCAGGGGAGACCGGCAACTACAAGCGGAACCATCAGTCAGCCTTCACGGTGATGCGCCAAACGAGCCAGTACCCCGAGAAGAATACCCCCGTGATCTTTAACAAAGCCATCACCAACACCAACCGAGACTACGACACCAGCACCGGCAAGTTCACCTGCCGCATCTCCGGCCTCTACTATTTCACCTTCCACACCTCTCACACGGCCAACCTCTGTGTGAACATGTACCTCAACAGGGAGAAGGTGGCCAGCTTCTGCGACCACATGGCCAACACCAAGCAAGTCAGTTCCGGCGGCGTCCTCCTGCAGATGCTGGAGGGACACCAGGTGTGGTTGGCTGTCAACGACTACAATGGCATGGTGGGCATTGCTGGGTCCGATAGCGTCTTCTCGGGCTTTTTGCTCTTCCCAGACTAG